A section of the Thunnus albacares chromosome 6, fThuAlb1.1, whole genome shotgun sequence genome encodes:
- the aipl1 gene encoding aryl-hydrocarbon-interacting protein-like 1 has protein sequence MQDTLLLNTEGIKKTILHGGTGEIPKFITGAKVTFHFRTQLCDDDRTVIDDSKVVGTPMEMVIGNMFKLDIWETLLSSMRIGEVAEFWCDTIHTGIYPIVAKSMRRIAEGKDPVDWHIHTCGMANMFAYNSLGYDDLDELMKEPKPLYFVLELIRVHQPSEYNRESWALSDEERLKVVPVLHGQGNKLYKSGRYQEATQKYKEAIICIKNVQTKEKAWDVPWLKLEKMANTLTLNYCQCLLCMEEYYEVIEHTSDIINQHPGVVKAFYLRGKAHMEVWNEAEARQDFSRVLDLNPGMKKAVKKDLAVLNMRMEEKNQEDKNKYKGMF, from the exons ATGCAGGATACGCTGCTGCTGAACACAGAGGGCATCAAAAAAACCATCCTGCATGGAGGGACTGGAGAAATCCCAAAATTCATCACTGGTGCAAAG GTGACGTTTCACTTCCGCACCCAGTTGTGTGATGACGATCGCACGGTGATAGATGACAGCAAGGTGGTCGGGACGCCCATGGAGATGGTGATCGGCAACATGTTTAAACTGGACATCTGGGAGACCCTGCTGTCCTCCATGAGGATCGGTGAGGTGGCCGAGTTCTGGTGTGACACCATT cACACCGGTATTTATCCAATAGTGGCCAAGAGCATGAGACGCATTGCAGAGGGAAAAGACCCAGTCGACTGGCATATCCATACATGTGGTATGGCCAACATGTTTGCCTACAACAGCCTTGGCTACGACGACCTGGATGAGCTGATGAAAGAACCAAAGCCCCTCTACTTTGTCCTGGAGCTGATCAGG GTGCACCAGCCCAGTGAGTACAACAGGGAGTCGTGGGCTCTGAGTGATGAGGAGAGGCTGAAAGTCGTGCCCGTGCTGCACGGTCAGGGAAACAAGCTGTATAAGTCAGGACGCTATCAAGAGGCCACGCAAAAATACAAGGAGGCCATCATCTGCATCAAGAACGTTCAGACCAAG GAGAAAGCATGGGACGTCCCATGGCTGAAGCTGGAGAAGATGGCCAACACCTTAACACTCAACTACTGCCAGTGTCTCCTGTGCATGGAGGAGTACTACGAGGTCATCGAGCACACCAGTGATATAATCAATCAGCACCCAG GGGTAGTAAAGGCCTTCTACCTGCGTGGGAAGGCCCACATGGAGGTTTGGAATGAGGCGGAGGCTCGGCAGGACTTCAGCAGGGTGCTGGACCTCAACCCGGGCATGAAAAAAGCCGTCAAGAAGGACCTGGCTGTGCTTAACATGCGTATGGAAGAGAAGAACCAGGAGGATAAGAACAAGTACAAGGGTATGTTTTGA